In Elusimicrobiota bacterium, one DNA window encodes the following:
- the cls gene encoding cardiolipin synthase — MIPTAALKYLTVIDAGLAILFSIVVISKKRDPAVTLAWVLGFFFLPLLGVLLYVFFGYQRIRLRRRQTPNPSGRLPSIRAPDALAAVPEPLRGVADLADRLTEYPVTAGNRVDVFTRADDTDHALTAAIRGARRHIHMCYYIFEPDSDGIFFRDLLAEKAREGVQVRLLMDAVGSFSVDDDFLAPLRRAGARVDFFGPFGTFRRPWAFNFRNHRKLTVIDGHVGFLGSQNIGHHFWRVGSRRIAWRETDVRLEGAAVEELQTVFAEDWHFVTRENLAGEDFFPPPAPVAAGSTLVQALPTGPDRKENALAFIFVEALHTARERVTITTPYFIPTPAVVLALEGAARRGVRVDLLVPRRTDHPVVTWAGRSYFDEFLESGVRIFEYGEAFLHSKVVTVDGRLALLGSANMDTRSFLINFELSLLVYDEKVVERLVHTFDKTAGQSVAFAARAARAPVRHFAEGLCRVLSPLL; from the coding sequence GTGATTCCCACGGCCGCCCTCAAATACCTCACCGTTATTGACGCCGGCCTGGCGATCCTGTTCTCCATCGTCGTCATTTCCAAAAAACGAGACCCCGCCGTCACCCTGGCCTGGGTTTTGGGATTTTTCTTCCTCCCGCTTTTGGGCGTCCTCCTTTACGTTTTCTTCGGCTATCAACGAATCCGCCTTCGTCGACGCCAAACGCCGAACCCCAGCGGCCGCCTACCGTCCATTCGGGCCCCCGACGCTTTGGCCGCCGTGCCGGAACCCCTGCGCGGCGTGGCGGATTTGGCCGATCGTTTGACCGAATACCCCGTCACCGCCGGAAACCGGGTGGATGTTTTCACCCGGGCCGACGACACCGACCACGCCCTGACCGCCGCCATCCGGGGCGCCCGGCGGCACATCCACATGTGCTATTACATTTTCGAGCCCGATTCCGACGGGATTTTCTTCCGGGACCTCCTGGCCGAAAAAGCCCGGGAAGGCGTTCAGGTGCGCCTGCTCATGGACGCCGTGGGTTCCTTCAGCGTGGACGACGACTTTCTGGCGCCCCTCCGCCGCGCGGGAGCCAGGGTGGATTTCTTCGGCCCCTTCGGCACCTTCCGCCGCCCCTGGGCCTTCAACTTCCGCAATCACCGGAAATTGACCGTCATCGACGGCCACGTGGGCTTTTTGGGCAGTCAGAACATCGGCCACCATTTTTGGCGGGTGGGGTCCCGGCGCATCGCCTGGCGGGAAACCGACGTGCGGTTGGAGGGCGCGGCGGTGGAGGAACTGCAAACCGTCTTCGCCGAAGACTGGCACTTCGTCACCCGGGAAAACCTGGCCGGGGAGGACTTTTTCCCTCCGCCGGCGCCCGTCGCGGCGGGTTCGACGCTGGTCCAGGCCCTGCCCACGGGCCCCGACCGGAAAGAAAACGCCCTCGCCTTTATTTTCGTCGAAGCCCTGCACACGGCCCGGGAACGGGTGACCATCACGACGCCCTATTTCATCCCCACCCCGGCGGTGGTCCTGGCCCTGGAAGGCGCGGCCCGGCGGGGCGTCCGCGTGGACCTGCTGGTCCCCCGGCGCACGGACCACCCGGTGGTCACCTGGGCGGGCCGGAGCTATTTCGACGAGTTTCTGGAAAGCGGCGTGCGGATCTTCGAATACGGCGAGGCCTTCCTGCACTCCAAGGTGGTGACGGTGGACGGCCGGCTGGCCCTCCTGGGTTCCGCCAACATGGACACCCGGAGCTTTCTAATCAACTTTGAATTGAGTCTTCTGGTTTACGATGAAAAAGTCGTGGAACGTCTGGTGCATACTTTCGATAAAACGGCGGGCCAGTCCGTGGCCTTCGCCGCCAGGGCCGCTCGGGCCCCCGTCCGTCATTTCGCCGAAGGCCTCTGCCGGGTCCTTTCCCCCCTTCTTTAA